In Verrucomicrobiota bacterium, a single window of DNA contains:
- a CDS encoding sodium/proline symporter, with amino-acid sequence MRLVLMDDRTLILSIVGFYMLVCLGIGVWAAKQTKSSKDFFVAGKASGVIVMGFAAFSTVMSGFGFIGGPGLVYKWGTTSFWITLPSAFGFAITGLILAKRFKAFADLFDILTLPDAVAIRYNSETCRFLAGLVIILGVIAYLGTNILAFGAVASTFFGIDFTLATVIGMAVVISYAVFGGIIAGLYTDVFQGAIMVFAAVALFVIAITVSGGGNFFDGPRNITEAFTAAGQNDAVGAWGVLGPMACLSYLFLFKLGGCGQPHTTTKLFMPRDFKPVRWSGALGASAYMLCALLWVSVGFAMKYLVITGQAEPLTAGSEDQAAPVFLMNHTPAWLAGIVFAGLFAAIMSTADSFLNIGAGVFVRDFPRAILKRTVQNELLWARIATLLLAIAATVFALWARNHGDLIAILGIFGWGLFASAFVPMVAIGFNWKRATWQGAACAAITGIVVNLGLDLASKYPQGAPLYKIPGNISIGAVALMTSIIVMIVVSLATKPKPLAPLLEEAMDF; translated from the coding sequence GTGAGGTTGGTGCTGATGGATGACCGGACTTTGATTCTATCCATAGTTGGATTTTATATGCTGGTATGTTTGGGCATAGGAGTCTGGGCCGCCAAACAAACCAAGTCTTCCAAAGATTTTTTTGTAGCAGGAAAGGCCTCCGGAGTAATTGTCATGGGATTTGCGGCTTTCTCAACCGTTATGAGTGGCTTTGGATTTATCGGTGGACCTGGCCTGGTCTACAAATGGGGAACCACGTCTTTCTGGATTACGTTGCCATCTGCATTTGGCTTCGCAATCACCGGATTAATTCTGGCAAAACGATTCAAGGCTTTCGCCGATCTTTTCGACATCCTAACACTTCCCGATGCCGTGGCTATTCGGTACAACAGCGAGACCTGTCGCTTCCTGGCCGGTCTGGTAATTATACTCGGCGTTATAGCGTATTTAGGAACAAACATACTCGCCTTCGGTGCAGTGGCTTCGACGTTTTTTGGAATTGATTTCACGCTGGCGACGGTGATCGGGATGGCGGTGGTAATCAGCTATGCAGTCTTTGGGGGTATTATCGCCGGGCTTTATACAGATGTATTTCAGGGAGCTATTATGGTTTTTGCGGCTGTCGCTTTATTTGTGATAGCTATCACGGTTTCTGGAGGTGGAAACTTTTTTGACGGCCCCAGAAACATAACCGAAGCATTCACCGCGGCAGGCCAGAATGATGCGGTGGGAGCCTGGGGTGTCCTTGGACCCATGGCCTGTCTGAGTTACTTATTTCTCTTTAAACTAGGAGGCTGCGGCCAACCACATACGACGACGAAATTGTTTATGCCTCGCGATTTCAAACCGGTCAGGTGGAGTGGCGCTTTGGGAGCGAGTGCCTATATGCTCTGTGCTCTTTTGTGGGTGAGTGTTGGCTTCGCAATGAAATACCTGGTAATTACCGGTCAGGCAGAGCCCTTGACTGCAGGCAGTGAGGATCAAGCCGCACCGGTCTTCCTTATGAATCATACTCCTGCCTGGTTAGCCGGTATTGTGTTCGCCGGATTATTTGCCGCAATCATGTCGACGGCTGATTCATTTTTGAACATCGGTGCTGGCGTATTCGTCAGGGATTTTCCTCGAGCCATCCTGAAGCGGACTGTACAGAATGAACTGTTATGGGCGCGCATCGCTACTTTACTCTTGGCTATCGCCGCGACTGTATTCGCCCTGTGGGCTCGAAATCACGGTGACCTGATCGCTATATTGGGAATATTTGGTTGGGGTTTGTTTGCGTCGGCCTTTGTACCCATGGTGGCCATCGGATTTAACTGGAAACGCGCAACCTGGCAAGGAGCTGCTTGTGCCGCGATAACCGGCATAGTCGTCAATCTGGGTTTGGACTTGGCTTCCAAGTATCCGCAAGGAGCACCCCTTTATAAAATTCCCGGGAATATCAGCATCGGAGCTGTCGCCCTTATGACTTCAATCATCGTTATGATCGTTGTCTCTTTGGCTACCAAACCAAAACCGCTTGCTCCGCTGCTAGAGGAAGCGATGGACTTTTAA